The proteins below come from a single SAR324 cluster bacterium genomic window:
- a CDS encoding ComEC/Rec2 family competence protein → MQLIWLVPCGLLALLWSFRFRVYLIAMLIASGIIFLMYQFFFQIPEWHQHLIEQTQQQIPVIFRGTILTADKEKNELRLHLKNVQVVAHDQSASFQEMLLRFPYRGQKKRFYYKKHFQFSGVPTSVLVNRHRLDVVLKSAQFHEVTQPTGILSQKLSSLRARLINRAQFYLSPEAASIYLPLTLAHRSYFPETRQVFNETGMAHILAISGLHIGLIYGLCLFMVIQIGKRIQPLLSTIHFLQGCHFVSLGLIWGYVGFLGFPVPALRAAVMITFWVCVRWFAGYHHRSLDILSVTAVIFLVASPTAMYDISFQLSFTAVLYILLFSPLSKMVSFSAHPLNKILRYCWSSFWVTGVVSLGLWPVTAWYFQYVSLESFWMNLVMIPVLGVFVLPVCLITLGVSTLHLETIPNHWLEQTLFQITEFTLNLWFSVMKWLHFYGSWAGGKIKLEWEIPEFLWYYGLTVFAGFFIQWIVPRYLSRQKLISSSSYSSQR, encoded by the coding sequence ATGCAGTTGATCTGGCTTGTTCCATGCGGATTGTTGGCACTTCTATGGAGTTTTCGCTTTCGGGTATATCTGATTGCCATGCTCATTGCCTCTGGCATTATTTTTTTGATGTATCAATTCTTTTTTCAAATCCCTGAGTGGCATCAACATTTGATTGAGCAAACGCAACAACAAATTCCTGTAATATTTCGTGGAACAATCCTGACTGCGGACAAGGAAAAAAATGAGCTACGGTTGCACTTGAAAAATGTCCAGGTAGTGGCTCATGACCAGTCCGCGTCATTTCAGGAGATGCTCCTGCGTTTTCCTTACCGGGGACAAAAAAAACGGTTTTATTATAAAAAGCATTTTCAGTTCAGCGGTGTGCCGACCTCGGTTCTTGTGAACAGGCACCGTCTCGATGTTGTGCTGAAATCCGCACAGTTCCATGAGGTCACACAACCCACCGGTATTTTGTCTCAAAAGCTATCAAGTTTGCGCGCACGCCTGATCAACCGTGCTCAATTTTATCTCTCACCGGAAGCCGCATCAATCTATCTTCCCCTCACCCTGGCTCATCGAAGTTATTTTCCAGAAACCCGTCAGGTTTTCAACGAAACCGGCATGGCGCATATCCTAGCCATCAGCGGATTGCATATCGGACTGATTTACGGGTTATGTCTGTTCATGGTGATTCAAATCGGCAAACGGATTCAGCCGCTGTTATCGACCATTCATTTCCTGCAGGGATGCCATTTTGTCAGCCTGGGTCTGATTTGGGGATATGTCGGATTTCTGGGATTTCCGGTACCAGCTCTGCGGGCGGCAGTCATGATCACTTTCTGGGTTTGTGTTCGCTGGTTTGCGGGGTATCATCATCGCTCACTGGATATTCTGAGCGTCACCGCCGTGATTTTTCTGGTTGCGTCCCCAACTGCCATGTATGACATTTCATTTCAATTATCCTTCACCGCGGTGTTGTACATCCTTCTGTTTTCGCCTCTGTCGAAAATGGTGTCATTTTCTGCCCATCCTCTCAATAAAATCCTGCGATATTGCTGGAGCAGTTTCTGGGTGACAGGTGTGGTCAGTCTTGGTTTATGGCCTGTGACGGCATGGTATTTTCAATATGTTTCACTGGAATCATTCTGGATGAATCTTGTCATGATTCCTGTTCTGGGAGTGTTTGTGTTGCCTGTTTGCCTCATAACATTGGGAGTAAGCACATTGCATCTTGAGACAATTCCAAATCATTGGCTGGAACAAACCCTGTTCCAAATCACAGAATTCACACTGAATCTATGGTTTTCTGTCATGAAGTGGCTACATTTTTATGGAAGCTGGGCTGGTGGGAAAATCAAGCTGGAGTGGGAAATCCCTGAATTTTTATGGTATTACGGTCTCACCGTGTTTGCCGGTTTCTTCATCCAGTGGATTGTTCCACGGTATCTGTCACGCCAAAAACTGATAAGTTCATCTTCTTATTCTTCCCAGAGATAA
- a CDS encoding class I SAM-dependent methyltransferase: protein MGIYSRYVFPVLMDYTMSSGTLGQLRQELLKDVSGNVLEIGFGTGLNLRHYPEHVKVLTTIDNNSGMHHLASKRIEQSGKTVKVETLDGNNIPLADYSFDCIVSTWTLCSIQEVDRALREVFRLLKPGGRFFFMEHGLSEEPSVQKWQHRLTPLQKKVGDGCHLNRDIVQIISRQFNTIDSLKRFYLEGVPKWAGYMYQGIAVKQE, encoded by the coding sequence ATGGGAATTTACTCACGCTATGTTTTTCCGGTTTTAATGGATTATACCATGTCATCCGGGACATTAGGACAATTAAGGCAGGAATTATTGAAGGATGTCAGCGGAAATGTTTTGGAGATTGGTTTTGGCACAGGACTGAATCTGCGCCACTATCCTGAACATGTCAAAGTCCTGACGACCATTGATAATAACTCGGGAATGCATCATCTCGCCTCAAAACGCATCGAACAAAGTGGCAAAACAGTAAAAGTGGAAACACTTGACGGGAACAATATCCCTCTTGCCGATTACTCCTTTGATTGTATTGTGAGCACCTGGACGTTATGCAGCATTCAGGAAGTGGATCGTGCACTCCGGGAAGTGTTTCGGTTATTGAAACCTGGAGGGCGCTTTTTTTTCATGGAACATGGATTGAGTGAGGAACCCTCTGTCCAAAAATGGCAACATCGACTGACCCCTCTTCAAAAAAAAGTCGGGGATGGTTGTCATTTGAACAGGGATATTGTTCAGATCATTTCGCGGCAATTCAATACGATTGATTCCCTGAAACGGTTTTATCTCGAAGGTGTGCCCAAATGGGCGGGGTATATGTATCAGGGCATAGCAGTCAAGCAGGAGTGA
- a CDS encoding ATP-binding cassette domain-containing protein, translated as MITVANLSINFGHKVLFENVSLKFDKGKRYGLVGSNGSGKTTFLKILAGDVAAGDGQVVIPQGLKVGVLRQNHFEYEDSMILDVVLQGNPVLWSALQEKEVLLQHPELDHEGGHRLGHLEEIIFEQNGYVAESFGAELLSGLGIREEYHRRPMRALSGGFKLRVLLAQTLFQEPELLLLDEPTNHLDILSIQWLEQFLINQYKGMLIFISHDQSFLNSVSTHIVDIDYETMILYHGNYDYFMEAKALAMEQRLKEIASQERKIADMQSFVDRFKAKATKARQAQSRIKQIEKIEIPPIKRSSRVMPVLKFEQKRPSGKTVLEIKHINKKFGDVSVLKDISFTVMKGEKIAIIGPNGIGKSTLLKIILDEIKPDHGQFQWGYETWCSYFAQDHHEQLNTQMNVYEWLYQTAPQETIGTIRGTLGKVLFSGDDAIKSIQALSGGEAARLLFAKMMLEKSNVLILDEPTNHMDLEGVEALEDALVEYPGTLLFVSHDRHFVTALATRIIELTPTGAIDFNGSYTEYLARQGKDYLNRQNPISTTQSSKPKTSAGSALSHEERKELKKESVRINKQLDKFSGIIETLEKEIKQLEDIFSDVNFYQNSSLEDVEKINKTKTRLENKLEEQMLEWESLMKAREALDEKLGIEGDVAS; from the coding sequence ATGATCACTGTTGCCAACCTCAGTATCAATTTTGGACACAAAGTCCTGTTTGAAAATGTAAGTCTCAAGTTTGACAAGGGTAAACGTTACGGGCTTGTGGGCTCTAACGGTTCCGGAAAAACCACTTTTCTCAAAATTCTTGCGGGCGATGTTGCCGCTGGTGATGGGCAGGTCGTGATTCCTCAAGGTCTCAAGGTGGGCGTGTTGCGTCAGAATCATTTTGAATATGAAGATTCCATGATTCTGGATGTGGTTCTGCAGGGAAATCCTGTGTTGTGGAGTGCACTCCAGGAAAAAGAAGTATTGCTCCAACATCCTGAACTGGATCATGAGGGGGGACATCGGCTGGGGCATCTGGAGGAAATCATCTTTGAACAAAATGGTTATGTCGCCGAATCATTCGGTGCCGAACTGTTGAGTGGCCTGGGTATCCGTGAAGAATATCACCGCAGACCGATGCGTGCCTTATCCGGTGGCTTCAAACTCAGGGTGCTTCTTGCTCAGACCCTGTTTCAGGAACCTGAACTGTTACTGCTCGATGAGCCCACCAACCATCTGGATATTCTTTCAATTCAATGGCTGGAACAATTCCTGATCAATCAATACAAGGGAATGCTGATCTTTATTTCCCATGACCAGAGTTTTCTTAACAGCGTTTCTACTCATATTGTGGATATCGATTATGAAACCATGATTCTCTATCATGGAAACTACGATTATTTTATGGAGGCCAAAGCGCTGGCCATGGAACAACGGTTGAAAGAGATCGCCAGTCAGGAACGGAAAATCGCGGATATGCAATCGTTTGTGGATCGTTTCAAAGCCAAAGCCACCAAAGCCCGTCAGGCACAGTCACGTATCAAGCAAATTGAAAAAATTGAAATTCCACCAATCAAACGCTCCTCACGGGTCATGCCTGTTCTTAAATTCGAACAAAAACGTCCCTCAGGAAAAACTGTTCTTGAAATCAAGCATATCAATAAAAAATTTGGTGATGTCTCTGTGCTCAAAGATATTTCCTTTACCGTAATGAAAGGCGAAAAAATCGCGATCATCGGCCCCAATGGAATTGGAAAATCGACCTTGCTTAAAATCATTCTGGACGAAATCAAACCCGATCACGGACAGTTTCAATGGGGGTATGAAACGTGGTGTTCTTATTTTGCCCAGGATCATCATGAACAATTGAACACCCAGATGAACGTCTATGAATGGCTCTATCAAACCGCACCACAGGAAACCATCGGCACCATTCGGGGAACCTTGGGCAAAGTCTTATTTTCAGGGGATGACGCGATAAAATCAATTCAGGCGTTGAGCGGAGGCGAAGCCGCACGGTTGTTGTTTGCCAAGATGATGCTGGAAAAATCCAATGTACTGATTCTTGATGAACCCACCAACCACATGGATCTGGAAGGTGTTGAAGCCCTGGAGGACGCGCTTGTGGAATATCCGGGAACGTTGCTGTTTGTAAGTCATGACCGCCATTTTGTCACCGCGCTGGCAACCCGGATCATAGAACTCACTCCAACCGGCGCGATTGATTTCAATGGTTCTTATACCGAATATCTGGCTCGACAGGGAAAAGATTATTTGAACCGCCAAAATCCAATCAGTACCACTCAAAGTTCCAAACCCAAAACATCCGCGGGATCGGCACTTTCTCACGAAGAACGGAAGGAACTCAAAAAGGAGTCTGTCAGAATCAATAAGCAACTGGATAAATTTTCTGGAATCATTGAAACTTTGGAGAAAGAAATCAAACAATTGGAAGATATTTTTTCAGATGTGAATTTTTATCAGAACAGTTCCCTGGAGGATGTGGAAAAAATTAATAAAACAAAAACACGGCTCGAAAACAAACTGGAAGAACAAATGCTGGAATGGGAATCCCTGATGAAAGCCCGTGAGGCTCTGGATGAAAAACTCGGGATAGAAGGTGACGTGGCATCATGA
- a CDS encoding YdcF family protein, translated as MQNSMKLIIEDIIFGPLIWCILLGLVVIWPFSSKETRIQSKYKVVLMLWVSLMICSSNGFYFLFSYPLRQMIPPNAKKHADAIIVASAGVYDSGAPSPGSTLRAHAAAQLYLEKRAPLVIVAGGVTEPYKPPVDTKGIHIILKGMGVPEDHILIENQSVDTHMNGIETAKILNKLNLKTIILVSHDYHLPRLVAVFEKLGFEVYTFAANQAVLREYDPWWVYYFDWRNFNNLKTIAHEYMGLLSYKFMGRI; from the coding sequence ATGCAAAACTCCATGAAATTAATCATTGAAGATATCATCTTTGGCCCCTTGATCTGGTGTATTTTATTGGGCCTGGTGGTGATATGGCCGTTCAGTTCCAAAGAAACCCGAATACAATCGAAATATAAAGTAGTTTTAATGTTATGGGTTTCTCTCATGATTTGTTCCAGCAATGGATTCTATTTTTTATTTTCATATCCTTTACGACAGATGATACCTCCCAACGCTAAAAAACATGCTGACGCGATTATTGTCGCATCAGCAGGCGTCTATGATTCCGGTGCGCCCTCACCTGGTTCTACCTTGCGGGCTCATGCCGCAGCACAGTTATACCTTGAAAAACGGGCACCACTGGTCATTGTGGCTGGAGGTGTCACGGAACCTTACAAACCACCTGTGGATACCAAGGGAATACATATCATTCTTAAGGGAATGGGGGTGCCTGAAGATCATATTTTGATCGAAAACCAATCGGTCGATACACACATGAACGGGATTGAAACCGCAAAAATTCTGAACAAACTAAATCTCAAAACGATTATCCTGGTTTCTCATGATTATCATTTGCCCAGACTGGTGGCCGTGTTTGAAAAGCTCGGTTTTGAGGTTTATACCTTTGCGGCAAATCAGGCAGTATTGAGGGAATATGACCCCTGGTGGGTTTATTATTTTGACTGGCGTAATTTCAATAATCTCAAAACCATAGCCCATGAATATATGGGATTGCTCAGCTATAAATTCATGGGCCGGATTTGA
- a CDS encoding YcgN family cysteine cluster protein, whose amino-acid sequence MSEQLQKPFWETKSMRDMTPTEWEQLCDGCAICCLHKLEDEDTGEICYTRVACRLLDLNTCQCQDYPNRSKKVPGCVMLSPDCLPAWIPDTCAYRVLGSEQPLPWWHPLVSGDRQTVRQAGISIGEKAISEQYINRNELQHYLWEE is encoded by the coding sequence ATGAGCGAACAATTACAAAAACCTTTCTGGGAAACCAAATCCATGCGGGACATGACCCCCACAGAATGGGAACAGCTTTGTGACGGTTGCGCCATTTGCTGTCTGCACAAGCTTGAAGATGAGGATACCGGAGAAATTTGCTATACCCGCGTGGCTTGCCGTTTATTGGATCTGAATACCTGCCAATGCCAGGACTACCCCAACCGTTCCAAAAAAGTTCCAGGCTGTGTGATGTTGTCGCCAGATTGCCTGCCTGCCTGGATTCCTGACACATGCGCCTATCGTGTGTTGGGCTCAGAACAGCCTCTGCCCTGGTGGCATCCTCTGGTTTCCGGCGACCGTCAAACGGTGCGCCAGGCGGGAATATCCATTGGGGAAAAGGCCATCTCTGAACAATACATCAATCGAAACGAGCTTCAGCATTATCTCTGGGAAGAATAA